aaaaaaaattgatgaatttcattattttgttctttcttcCAATAAGACAACTCaatctttgaacaaaaaataaaagacaactcaatctttttattttactttttaacaaGTTTGCTTAAAGATGTTACTGGTGGTAACTAATCCTGGCATTGAATAGTTGTTATTCACGTTAAGTAGAATAGGGCAAAACAGGATTCATTTTCCATGTTTTCAGTGTAAAGAATAGGACAagcaacaaagaaaaataacaatGCTCGACAAGGTGAATCCCTTTTTTTACCAAGTTTAGTGGTAGCTAATCTTGGCTTTAAACACCTATATATGAAGTTTAATGGTGATGAGATTTTGCCCTAGAGTAAGTATTAACATGTCCTATGTATGATGAAGATGTGCATCAATGTCCTATATATGATTAGATTACTGATAGGGGATATggttgttttaacttttaagcttaaattttgattatatgaCCTAACTGTGTACTCTCCAGCCAGCTTAAAtttcaaatcattttctctcatTTAACGAGTTGAATTGGATGGGAGACTGTAGATAAACATGTCAGTTGTGAAAATACAGCATTGGTAAAACATACACATCAGCTAAGTTTATCTTGGTAGCCACTCAGCGTTTCAGACGCATGTTAACATGCACATCATCACCTTACAAAATCCATTTCCTTCCATCTCTTGAATAATCTAATCCACTAAACAAACAAGAAACAATGGAAACAACATCAACTCAGTCCTCAACAGAAAAACGTGGGCTATATCCACTCCTTGGGGTTGATACAAGCATCCAACAGCTTCCACTCTTCAGTCCCCTCTTCCGGTTTCTGCACCCAACAAAAAACACCATTACTACATTTGTGACACCTGAATGAGTTAAAGAGTTAGTGTGTCTTCAAAATTAGGAAAAGGAACTTACATGGTCATATTCCCATCTTGCTGACAGTGGAAGAGAGACAAGAATACTCTCTATTCTCCCTCCTGTCTTCAGACCAAATGTCGTTCCACGATCATATACCTTTCCAAATCAATACAGTAAACTTTAGAGAAGAAGGTCATTAGCAGCCAATGGATTCAAGAGATTGAGACCTGGTTATATTACCAAGTTGAATTCGACATATCTTCCTCTTCGCAGCTGCTGCCATGCCTTGTGCTGCTCTGTAAACTCCATGTCTTTCCTCTTCTCTACTATAGGTATATAAGCCGGTACCACTGAGTTCGCACATTCTGTTAAATCCCAAAAATCAACTAAAATTAGTCTACCAATAAAACTAACACGATTATAGTAAGTATCATCGTTCATAGTTCATATTACCAGTGGAGAAAGCCAGAAGCATCTCCTGATCATAATCATTAAGATCGTCAAAAAATATCCCTCCAAGTCCTCTTCTCTCATCACGGTGCTGCAAGCAAGCAAAgatcaaatagtttttttttttaaacattttcaaATTCCTCATACAAACAATAAGCTTATTGAACAAACTCTCATAACTAAGGCCTTCAATTCCATAAAATGACTAAGATGTCCCAAAAACAATAGCGAATTGCATGAAAATTAAAGGGCACACCTTGATATAAAAGTAGTCATCGCACCACTTCTTGAACCTTGGATAGAAAGAAGGGTCAAACTTGTCACACGCTTGCTTTTGAATCTACAAAACaagaaagataaatatatgataaaaaaaatactccAACAATCACAAAGCTTATTATATGTTTAGAGCAGGGAACAAGGTTTAAGAACCGAATGGAAATGCTTGACATCGTCTTCGAAGATGTAAGCTGGTGTGAAATCAGTTCCACCACCAAACCACCACTGCCTCGGAGCTCCAGGAACATCTACGCTTTCCAACAAAAACGACCCAAAATCATCAAAAGCTAACAACTTTTACAAACTCCCACacaaattcttttttaataCCCTTGGGAGCATCAGTTTCGAAGTAACGATAGTTAAAATGCAGAGTCGGCGCAAACGGGTTCTTGGGATGCAAAACCGAGCTAACCCCAGCTGCGAAGAACGGAACCGGACCAGGCTTCTGATCCGAAGAAGCAGAGCCTTTAGCTGCTCTGTACGCCTCGGGAGGCATCACACCGTAAACAACAGAGACGTTCACCCCAGCTTTCTCGAACACGTTCCCGTCCTGCAGAACTCGGCTGATCCCGCCTCCTCCGCCGGGTCGAGACCAGACGTCTTCTCTGAACTTCGGACCGCCTTCGACTGCTTCGATGGCCTCGCAGACGCTGTCCTGCGCCGCTCGAATCATGGTCTCGAAACGAGCTCTGACCGAAGTTGGAGAAGAGGAAGGAGAGTGAGTGGAATCGTCGGAGTCTCTGAGGAAAGTGAAGGGTCGTTCGGTTTCGGGGACTTCTTTCTCGATTGAGACGGAGCATCGAAGGGAGTGGTTGGGTTTGGTCTTGATTGGTCGGGAGAAACTGAGAGTGGGGAGATTGGGGGTGTGATGGAGACGATGAGTAGAGGAGAAGGGAAGAGAGGAGGCATGAGGAGAAGAGACGAGAGAAGCCATTGTTCTGATTGGATTTGATGTTgaagaagatagagagagatcGTTTTATGATAAGAAAGTCGTCATCGCACCACTGATCAAACCGGATCAATACGATCCGGTTTAACCGCAGTCAAATCGAAATTTGGTAAACTCGACCACATCAAACCAGACGgtcaaatgtattttcaaaacTAGTTTGGTGCTATAAACCAAAACCATCGGCTTTGAATAGAGAGAAAGTC
The Raphanus sativus cultivar WK10039 chromosome 1, ASM80110v3, whole genome shotgun sequence DNA segment above includes these coding regions:
- the LOC108814962 gene encoding coproporphyrinogen-III oxidase 1, chloroplastic gives rise to the protein MASLVSSPHASSLPFSSTHRLHHTPNLPTLSFSRPIKTKPNHSLRCSVSIEKEVPETERPFTFLRDSDDSTHSPSSSPTSVRARFETMIRAAQDSVCEAIEAVEGGPKFREDVWSRPGGGGGISRVLQDGNVFEKAGVNVSVVYGVMPPEAYRAAKGSASSDQKPGPVPFFAAGVSSVLHPKNPFAPTLHFNYRYFETDAPKDVPGAPRQWWFGGGTDFTPAYIFEDDVKHFHSIQKQACDKFDPSFYPRFKKWCDDYFYIKHRDERRGLGGIFFDDLNDYDQEMLLAFSTECANSVVPAYIPIVEKRKDMEFTEQHKAWQQLRRGRYVEFNLVYDRGTTFGLKTGGRIESILVSLPLSARWEYDHKPEEGTEEWKLLDACINPKEWI